In Lentilactobacillus sp. SPB1-3, the sequence TGGTATTACACCACTTACTGGTGCTTTGGGTATTATTGGAGCTACTGTTATGCCACATAACTTGTACCTTCATTCAGCAATTTCACAAACTCGTCAGGTCGATCACAATGACGAAGAAGAAGTTGCTCAAACAGTTAGATTTACTGCATGGGATTCAAATATTCAACTAACAGTAGCTTTCTTGGTTAACGCTTTGCTGTTAGTTATGGGAGTGGCTGTGTTTAAGAATGGCGCCGTTAAAGACCCATCATTCTTCGGTTTATACGCTGCCCTGTCTGATCCATCAACTTTGAGTAATGGAATTTTGATTCAAGTTGCCAAGTCAGGTGCCTTATCAACATTATTTGCGGTTGCCTTATTAGCATCTGGACAAAACTCAACTATTACTGGTACGTTAACTGGTCAAGTTATTATGGAAGGTTTCATCCATATGAGAATGCCATTGTGGATGAGAAGATTAGTAACCCGGTTAATTGCGATTGTTCCAGTTGTGATTTGTGTGTTGATGACTAATGGTCAAACTGATATTCAACAACACGAAGCTCTCAACACATTGATGAATAATTCGCAGGTATTCTTGGCGTTCGCATTACCATTTTCAATGTTGCCACTATTAATGTTTACTGATAGTAAATTAGAAATGGGTGATCGCTTTAAGAACACCTTGATTATTAAGATTCTAGGGTGGATTTCAGTTATTTCCTTAACTGGACTTAACTTATACGGATTACCAGATCAAATTAAAGCTTTATTAGGCTCAGCATTTAATTCAGCCACTGTTGATATCGTGACTTACGGAGCAATGATTTTCGTAGTCCTATTATTGATTTGGATGACAGTCGACTTGAGAAGATCAAATGCTAAGTTCAAAGATGGCAAATTCATCGAATAATTAAATATACTGGGGGTATTTTTGTGGCAAACGAAGATTATAACAAAAACTTTAAACGTATTTTAGTAGGAGTTGATGATTCAGAGGATGCGCAACTAGCATTTAGATACGCAATCCGTGAGGCTCGTAGTGAAGACGCAACTTTGATTATTACTTCAATCTTGGAACACGAAGATATGAATGTTTATGAAGCTTTGAATAAGGACTTTATTCACGGCAAGCGTGATGAGTTAAGTGAACATATTGCTAAGTATCGCGATTTAGCATTGAGAGCAGGGGTTAAGAACGTTGAAATGGTAATTGATGAAGGCGAAGCCGGTGAAACTATCGTGAAAAACGTTATTCCAGCGACAGATGCCGATTTGTTGATTATTGGTTCACTTTCTAAGACAGGAATCAGAAAGTATTTT encodes:
- a CDS encoding Nramp family divalent metal transporter, with the translated sequence MDNNKSPKKERLIHHADGPSLEEINGTVKVPKGKGFARTLLAYSGPGALVAVGYMDPGNWSTSITGGQNFQYLLMSVILMSSLIAMLLQYMAAKLGIVKQMDLAQMIRSRTSKTLGIVLWIMTELAIMATDIAEVLGAAIALYLLFDIPLIIAVFITVLDVLLLLLLTKVGFRKIEAIVVCLILVILLVFIYQVVLSDPNWGAALAGLVPTTKTFATSPEIGGITPLTGALGIIGATVMPHNLYLHSAISQTRQVDHNDEEEVAQTVRFTAWDSNIQLTVAFLVNALLLVMGVAVFKNGAVKDPSFFGLYAALSDPSTLSNGILIQVAKSGALSTLFAVALLASGQNSTITGTLTGQVIMEGFIHMRMPLWMRRLVTRLIAIVPVVICVLMTNGQTDIQQHEALNTLMNNSQVFLAFALPFSMLPLLMFTDSKLEMGDRFKNTLIIKILGWISVISLTGLNLYGLPDQIKALLGSAFNSATVDIVTYGAMIFVVLLLIWMTVDLRRSNAKFKDGKFIE
- a CDS encoding universal stress protein: MANEDYNKNFKRILVGVDDSEDAQLAFRYAIREARSEDATLIITSILEHEDMNVYEALNKDFIHGKRDELSEHIAKYRDLALRAGVKNVEMVIDEGEAGETIVKNVIPATDADLLIIGSLSKTGIRKYFGSQAAYMAKYSPISVMVVRE